The genomic stretch CTCTTTATAATTTTTGGCATTTACAAGAGTAACAAGATAATTGTAAAAATCTTTGCCAATGTCTTTTCTTGAAAGAGCAATCTCAACTGTTGCTTGCAAAAATCCAAGTTTATTGCCCACATCATATCTTTTCCCTTCAAACTCATAAGCATACATAGCTTCTTTTTTTGAAAGTTCTCTTAAGGCATCTGTCAGCTGTACTTCTCCACCAACACCTTCTTTTGTGTGTTCCAAGATATTTAATATCTCAGGAGTGATGATATATCTTCCAAGCACAGCGATATTCGAAGGTGCTTCTTCCTTTTTTGGTTTTTCAACAAGGTCCTTTACCTTATAGATTCTATCTTCTATTTGTTTTCCTGCCACAATTCCATACTTGCTAACATCATCATCTGATACTTTTTGCACACCCAGGATGGTTGTCCTGTACTCTTCATACACCTCTATCAGCTGTTTCAAACATGGCTTTTCAGAAATGATGATATCATCACCAAGCAAAACTGCAAAAGGTTCATTGTCAATAAAAAGTCTTGCACAGTATACTGCATCACCAAGTCCTCTTGGCTCTTTTTGACGTATGTAATGAACATTGTAGTCTGCTAT from Caldicellulosiruptor kronotskyensis 2002 encodes the following:
- the galU gene encoding UTP--glucose-1-phosphate uridylyltransferase GalU — its product is MKRIIKKAIIPAAGLGTRFLPATKAQPKEMLPIVDKPTIQYIVEEALESGIESILIVTGRGKRAIEDHFDKSFELEVALENKKDYDNLQLIRKIADYNVHYIRQKEPRGLGDAVYCARLFIDNEPFAVLLGDDIIISEKPCLKQLIEVYEEYRTTILGVQKVSDDDVSKYGIVAGKQIEDRIYKVKDLVEKPKKEEAPSNIAVLGRYIITPEILNILEHTKEGVGGEVQLTDALRELSKKEAMYAYEFEGKRYDVGNKLGFLQATVEIALSRKDIGKDFYNYLVTLVNAKNYKEKLHELEEI